One Nocardia iowensis DNA window includes the following coding sequences:
- a CDS encoding carboxymuconolactone decarboxylase family protein, whose protein sequence is MWIGAIESGHDRPTRVVLRTMELFSRMEVPAVLKVLFYRHRFFGSPLSELIQQAMRGPSFWTVAEREIFATATSQANECPFCASAHHAIAGVYTDINVVRLALADGDVSPLRPEAQAMLDFLRKMTRDPDGLTTGDADKVRHAGVSAEAFDEAVWVGTTFNVINRLMNTVGADPLESRDARVSARFIKTAGYKVPPPVRLFSRGV, encoded by the coding sequence ATGTGGATCGGCGCAATCGAATCCGGCCATGACCGGCCGACCCGAGTGGTGCTCCGCACGATGGAGCTGTTCAGCCGGATGGAGGTTCCCGCGGTACTGAAGGTGCTGTTCTATCGGCACCGCTTCTTCGGGTCACCGCTGTCCGAACTCATCCAGCAGGCCATGCGTGGGCCCTCGTTCTGGACGGTGGCCGAACGCGAGATCTTCGCTACCGCCACCTCGCAGGCGAACGAATGCCCCTTCTGCGCGTCGGCCCATCATGCGATCGCGGGCGTGTATACGGATATCAATGTCGTGCGGCTGGCATTGGCGGACGGGGATGTTTCGCCACTGCGCCCCGAGGCGCAGGCGATGCTCGACTTCCTCCGGAAGATGACCCGCGACCCCGACGGTCTCACCACCGGCGACGCCGACAAGGTCCGGCACGCGGGCGTTTCCGCCGAGGCGTTCGACGAGGCCGTCTGGGTGGGCACCACGTTCAACGTGATCAATCGGCTGATGAACACCGTCGGCGCCGACCCGCTGGAGAGTAGGGACGCGCGGGTCAGCGCACGATTCATCAAGACCGCCGGTTACAAGGTTCCGCCACCGGTCCGGCTTTTCTCCCGCGGCGTTTGA
- a CDS encoding DUF6191 domain-containing protein, with product MAAVLQWWIPGWIILLVLVATYELTVGKRRRRRRTPVSGTFTDEFTAMFYGTKRMELDHRESVSMLRDEDAEGAPPLVGIDLERRTVVLRPEGREPE from the coding sequence ATGGCGGCGGTACTGCAATGGTGGATCCCCGGCTGGATCATCCTGCTGGTGTTGGTCGCGACCTACGAGCTGACGGTGGGCAAGCGGCGCAGGCGGCGCCGAACTCCGGTGTCGGGCACCTTTACCGACGAGTTCACGGCGATGTTCTACGGAACCAAGCGGATGGAACTGGACCACCGCGAGTCGGTGTCGATGCTGCGCGACGAGGACGCGGAGGGCGCGCCGCCGTTGGTCGGCATCGACCTGGAACGGCGCACCGTCGTGCTGCGGCCCGAAGGTCGGGAGCCCGAATAA
- a CDS encoding MMPL family transporter: MSVYLYRWGKFAFRHKWLVLPIWIVLFLVLGGLGTQLKEPMSDDFSMPNLPSERATQILDQHFPGMSEAFKFDAVTGTYVVGAPAGQKLTDPVNRQAIDALIGRLGQLDIVDHAKPIANPVTATEEMGCLVPDPDASKCSGAPLNVLNKTEPDTVAFFSVPFTIKEFTAVTADDRKAAYDVADQARGAGLTVELSGTIAMEQQAPSGKSEMIGMGVALVVMIVAFGAIVAAFVPIVTAIIGLSAATSLIFLGTSFLSIPSFTTFLASMIGIALSIDYALFIVSRYKHELAVQDSPDEAAGTALGTAGSAVVFAGLTVIIALVGLSIVGVRFLTFMGLGGAVAAAFAVLTAITLMPALLGAFGRFLFKPKLPVIAQHDPEDDNSVTNGMRVAQVIGKAPAVALILSVVVLGLLALPATKMNLGLPGEDSMPKTSTVRKAYELRTAGFGEGSNGVLQVAVDLSAVAADQRTPALNSLRDELASYPDMDYVTQPRLSQDGLGAVINGVPKSGPNDQSTKDLVRDARDAEGRLDAQYGMKYGITGTTAIYADIDHVLLSKIVPYMAIVAGAAFVLLILVFRSILVPLTGALGFLLSMAATFGATVLIFQEGKLGLIQDPRAIVSFLPIMLIGLVFGLAMDYQVFLVTRMREEYVHGKPPKEAMISGYHHGARVVTSAAIIMISVFGSFLLESDVTAKMMGFALAAGVLFDAFLVRMLLIPSLLALMGKWAWWMPKWLDKIVPDIDVEGAKLFALRGQPTPGGAKQPADVG; the protein is encoded by the coding sequence GTGTCCGTGTATCTATACCGGTGGGGAAAGTTCGCCTTCCGCCACAAGTGGCTAGTGCTGCCCATCTGGATTGTCCTGTTCCTGGTGCTGGGCGGTTTGGGAACCCAGCTGAAGGAGCCGATGAGCGACGACTTCAGCATGCCCAACCTGCCGTCGGAGCGCGCGACGCAGATCCTCGACCAGCACTTCCCCGGCATGTCCGAGGCGTTCAAATTCGACGCCGTCACCGGGACCTATGTGGTCGGCGCGCCCGCTGGACAGAAGCTCACCGACCCGGTCAACCGGCAGGCGATCGACGCGCTGATCGGGCGACTCGGCCAGTTGGACATCGTCGACCACGCCAAGCCGATCGCCAACCCGGTCACGGCGACCGAGGAGATGGGCTGCCTCGTCCCCGACCCGGACGCTTCCAAGTGCAGCGGCGCACCGCTGAACGTGCTCAACAAGACCGAGCCGGACACGGTCGCGTTCTTCAGCGTGCCGTTCACCATCAAGGAATTCACCGCTGTCACCGCCGATGACCGCAAGGCCGCCTATGACGTGGCCGACCAGGCGCGGGGCGCGGGTTTGACGGTGGAGCTGAGCGGCACGATCGCGATGGAACAGCAGGCGCCGAGCGGCAAATCCGAGATGATCGGCATGGGCGTCGCGCTGGTGGTGATGATCGTGGCGTTCGGCGCTATCGTCGCCGCGTTCGTCCCGATCGTCACCGCGATCATCGGGCTCAGCGCGGCCACCTCGCTGATCTTCCTCGGTACGTCGTTCCTTTCTATCCCCAGCTTCACCACGTTCCTCGCCTCGATGATCGGCATCGCGCTGTCCATCGACTACGCGCTGTTCATCGTCTCGCGCTACAAACACGAACTGGCGGTACAGGATTCGCCGGATGAGGCGGCGGGTACCGCGCTCGGCACCGCGGGATCGGCGGTGGTGTTCGCCGGACTGACGGTGATCATCGCGCTGGTCGGGCTGAGCATCGTCGGCGTGCGCTTCCTGACCTTCATGGGTCTCGGTGGCGCGGTTGCCGCGGCGTTCGCGGTGCTCACCGCGATCACGCTGATGCCAGCGCTGCTCGGCGCGTTCGGGCGGTTCCTGTTCAAGCCGAAGCTGCCGGTCATCGCCCAGCACGATCCCGAGGACGACAACTCGGTCACCAATGGCATGCGGGTGGCCCAGGTGATCGGCAAGGCGCCCGCCGTCGCGCTGATCCTCAGCGTGGTCGTGCTAGGCCTGCTCGCCCTACCCGCGACCAAGATGAATCTCGGCCTGCCCGGCGAGGACAGCATGCCCAAGACCTCTACCGTCCGGAAGGCCTATGAGCTGCGCACGGCCGGATTCGGCGAAGGCAGCAACGGCGTCCTCCAGGTGGCCGTCGATCTCAGCGCGGTGGCGGCCGACCAGCGCACCCCTGCGCTGAATTCGCTGCGTGACGAGCTCGCGTCCTACCCGGATATGGACTACGTGACCCAGCCGCGGCTGAGCCAGGACGGCCTCGGCGCCGTCATCAACGGCGTGCCGAAGTCGGGCCCGAACGATCAGTCCACCAAGGACCTGGTGCGCGACGCCCGCGATGCCGAGGGTCGGCTCGACGCGCAATACGGGATGAAATACGGCATCACCGGCACCACGGCGATCTACGCCGACATCGACCATGTGCTGCTCAGCAAGATCGTGCCGTATATGGCCATTGTGGCGGGCGCCGCGTTCGTGCTGCTCATCCTGGTCTTCCGATCCATCCTGGTGCCGCTCACCGGCGCACTCGGCTTCCTGCTCTCGATGGCGGCCACCTTCGGTGCGACGGTGCTGATCTTCCAGGAGGGCAAGCTCGGGCTGATCCAGGATCCGCGGGCGATCGTCAGCTTCCTGCCGATCATGTTGATCGGGTTGGTGTTCGGACTTGCGATGGATTACCAGGTGTTCCTGGTGACCCGCATGCGCGAGGAATACGTGCACGGCAAGCCGCCGAAGGAGGCGATGATCAGCGGTTATCACCATGGCGCCCGGGTCGTCACCTCGGCGGCGATCATCATGATCTCGGTGTTCGGCTCGTTCTTGCTGGAGTCGGACGTGACCGCGAAGATGATGGGTTTCGCGCTGGCGGCCGGCGTGCTGTTCGACGCCTTCCTGGTGCGGATGCTGCTGATCCCGTCGCTGCTCGCGCTGATGGGTAAGTGGGCGTGGTGGATGCCGAAGTGGCTGGACAAGATCGTGCCGGATATCGATGTGGAGGGCGCCAAGCTGTTCGCGTTGCGCGGGCAGCCGACACCCGGCGGCGCGAAACAACCCGCCGACGTCGGCTGA
- a CDS encoding MMPL family transporter, protein MSVYLYRWGKFAFRRKWLVLPVWLVLFLILGGLGAQLSKPMTNDFSMPDLPSARANDILDKHFPGASEAFKFDAVTGTYVIGAPDGQKLTDPANRTALDAFIAKLGELDIVDHSKPIMNPVEAAEKMGCLTNPDPTQCSGAPLNVLSKTVPDSVAVMNVPFTIKKFTDVTDEQRDAAYAVAADARNAGLTVEMSGSIAMEQQAPSGKSEMIGMGVALIVMIVAFGAIVAAFVPIVTAIVGLGAATSLIMLGTSVIEVPSFTTFLASMIGIALSIDYALFIVSRYKHELAVQDSPEEAAGSALGTAGSAVVFAGLTVIIALAGLSIVGVQFMTFMGLGGAIAAGFAVLTAITLMPALLGAFGRFLFKPKLPVVAQHDPEDDNSVTNGMRFGRLIGKAPWVALVLSVAVLGALAAPAAGLNLGLPGDDSQPKTSTIRKAYELRTEGFGEGSNGVLNVAADLSEVPVEIRDNAVKALRDKLSAYPGMDYVTEPQWSEDKQGVLLDGVPKSGPNNQATKDLVSDARDAEGQLNAEFGMKYGITGTTAIYADVDNVLLGKIVPYLAIVAGAAFLLLILVFRSILVPLTAALGFLLSMAATFGATVLIFQEGKFGLIEDPHPLVSFMPIMLIGLVFGLAMDYQVFLVTRMREEFVKGKSPKEAVVAGYHHGARVVTSAAVIMISVFGSFLLETDVTAKSFGFALAAGVLFDAFLVRMILIPSLLVLMGKWSWWIPQWLDRILPDIDVEGAKLRELQQRSAETVKEPVGVS, encoded by the coding sequence GTGTCCGTTTATCTGTACAGATGGGGGAAGTTCGCTTTCCGCAGAAAATGGCTGGTGCTCCCCGTCTGGCTAGTCCTGTTCCTGATCCTCGGCGGTCTCGGTGCGCAGCTCAGCAAGCCGATGACCAACGACTTCAGCATGCCGGATCTGCCATCCGCACGCGCCAACGACATTCTGGACAAGCACTTTCCGGGCGCTTCCGAAGCGTTCAAGTTCGACGCCGTCACCGGCACCTATGTGATCGGTGCGCCGGACGGCCAGAAACTCACCGACCCGGCGAACCGGACCGCGCTCGACGCGTTCATCGCCAAGCTCGGTGAACTCGACATCGTCGATCACAGCAAGCCGATCATGAACCCGGTCGAGGCGGCCGAGAAGATGGGCTGTCTGACCAACCCCGATCCCACCCAGTGCAGTGGCGCACCGCTGAACGTGCTCAGCAAGACCGTGCCCGACTCGGTGGCGGTGATGAACGTGCCGTTCACCATCAAGAAGTTCACCGACGTCACCGACGAGCAACGCGACGCGGCCTACGCGGTAGCCGCCGACGCGCGCAATGCGGGCCTGACCGTCGAGATGAGCGGCTCGATCGCGATGGAGCAGCAGGCGCCGAGCGGCAAGTCCGAGATGATCGGCATGGGCGTCGCACTGATCGTGATGATCGTGGCGTTCGGCGCGATCGTCGCCGCCTTCGTCCCGATCGTCACCGCGATCGTCGGCCTCGGCGCGGCGACCTCGCTGATCATGTTGGGTACCTCGGTGATCGAGGTGCCGAGCTTCACCACGTTCCTCGCCTCGATGATCGGCATCGCGCTGTCCATCGACTACGCGCTGTTCATCGTCTCGCGCTACAAACACGAACTGGCGGTCCAGGATTCACCGGAGGAAGCGGCCGGGTCCGCGCTCGGTACGGCCGGGTCCGCAGTGGTGTTCGCCGGGTTGACCGTGATCATCGCCCTTGCCGGGCTCAGCATCGTCGGCGTGCAGTTCATGACCTTCATGGGTCTGGGCGGTGCGATCGCCGCCGGGTTCGCGGTGCTCACCGCGATCACGCTGATGCCAGCGCTGCTCGGCGCGTTCGGGCGGTTCCTGTTCAAGCCGAAGCTGCCGGTTGTCGCCCAGCACGATCCCGAGGACGACAACTCGGTCACCAACGGCATGCGCTTCGGCCGGTTGATCGGCAAGGCACCCTGGGTTGCCTTGGTGCTCAGCGTCGCGGTGCTCGGTGCGCTCGCCGCCCCCGCGGCCGGGCTGAACCTCGGCCTGCCCGGTGACGACAGTCAGCCCAAGACCTCCACCATCCGCAAGGCCTACGAGCTGCGCACCGAGGGCTTCGGTGAGGGCAGCAACGGCGTGCTGAACGTGGCGGCCGACCTGTCCGAGGTGCCGGTGGAGATCCGGGACAACGCGGTCAAGGCGTTGCGCGACAAGCTCTCCGCCTACCCGGGCATGGACTACGTGACCGAGCCGCAGTGGAGCGAGGACAAGCAGGGCGTGCTGCTCGACGGCGTGCCGAAGTCGGGCCCGAACAACCAGGCCACCAAGGACCTGGTCAGCGATGCCCGCGACGCGGAAGGCCAGCTGAACGCCGAGTTCGGCATGAAGTACGGCATCACCGGAACCACCGCGATCTATGCCGACGTCGACAACGTGCTGCTCGGCAAGATCGTGCCGTATCTGGCGATCGTCGCCGGTGCCGCGTTCTTGCTGCTGATCCTGGTGTTCCGCTCGATCCTGGTACCGCTGACGGCGGCGCTCGGCTTCCTGCTCTCGATGGCGGCGACGTTCGGTGCGACGGTGCTGATCTTCCAAGAGGGCAAGTTCGGCCTGATCGAGGACCCGCATCCGCTGGTCAGCTTCATGCCGATCATGTTGATCGGCCTGGTGTTCGGCCTCGCGATGGATTACCAGGTGTTCCTGGTGACCCGGATGCGCGAGGAGTTCGTCAAGGGCAAGTCGCCGAAGGAAGCGGTGGTGGCCGGTTATCACCACGGCGCCCGAGTGGTGACGTCGGCGGCGGTCATCATGATCTCTGTCTTCGGCTCGTTCCTGCTGGAGACCGACGTGACCGCGAAGTCGTTCGGCTTCGCGCTGGCGGCCGGTGTGCTGTTCGACGCGTTCCTGGTCCGGATGATCCTGATCCCGTCGCTGCTGGTGCTGATGGGCAAGTGGTCCTGGTGGATTCCGCAGTGGCTGGACCGGATCCTGCCCGACATCGATGTCGAAGGCGCGAAGCTGCGTGAGCTGCAGCAGCGGTCGGCGGAGACGGTGAAGGAGCCGGTCGGCGTCAGCTGA
- a CDS encoding TetR/AcrR family transcriptional regulator produces the protein MAVRTAPDTVAAGRGTKLAIRDAAVKLFGAKGFEQTSLREVADAVGITKASLYYHYASKIDLLHAIIDPIIDHMRSVVGDLDQVPRDADGIRDVLRSYLRGMVHHRDAGALVLRDTVAIVNAMADRHPDLVDDDQTLREWLAGPDATDEAKLRASAALAMLGVALMSKEFAPGADDALVESTLLDAATCVLTAGGTA, from the coding sequence ATGGCCGTCCGTACTGCCCCAGACACCGTTGCCGCTGGTCGGGGGACAAAACTCGCGATCCGCGACGCCGCGGTGAAGCTATTCGGCGCCAAGGGATTCGAGCAGACGAGTCTGCGCGAGGTCGCAGATGCGGTAGGAATCACAAAGGCATCGCTCTACTATCACTACGCGTCGAAGATCGACCTGCTGCACGCCATCATCGATCCGATCATCGATCACATGCGTTCGGTGGTCGGCGATCTCGACCAGGTGCCGCGCGACGCGGACGGCATTCGAGACGTGCTGCGCAGCTATCTCCGCGGCATGGTGCACCACCGGGACGCGGGCGCGCTGGTGCTGCGCGACACGGTGGCGATCGTCAACGCGATGGCCGATCGGCATCCCGATCTCGTCGACGACGATCAGACCCTGCGCGAATGGCTGGCCGGGCCGGACGCGACCGATGAGGCCAAACTCCGGGCGAGCGCGGCGCTTGCGATGCTCGGCGTCGCCCTGATGTCCAAAGAGTTCGCGCCGGGCGCCGATGACGCGCTGGTCGAATCCACGCTGCTCGATGCGGCGACCTGCGTGCTAACTGCGGGCGGCACCGCGTAG
- a CDS encoding RrF2 family transcriptional regulator gives MHITAKVDYAVRTLLEIARAPRLNQAPIGLGPVAQAAPVVKADAIATAQRIPPKVLETVLGDLRRADLVISRRGPDGGYWLARPAAEISIADVIRAIEGPLASVRGERPEDVTYPGAAESLQRVWIALRVNIRAVLENVSIDDVADNRLPEFVDALTNDPGAWARRERPSN, from the coding sequence GTGCACATCACCGCGAAGGTCGACTACGCGGTGCGGACGCTGCTCGAGATCGCCCGCGCACCGCGGCTGAATCAGGCCCCGATCGGCCTCGGCCCCGTTGCCCAGGCGGCGCCCGTGGTCAAGGCGGACGCGATCGCAACCGCACAGCGCATCCCGCCCAAGGTGCTGGAGACGGTGCTCGGCGACCTGCGCCGCGCCGATCTGGTGATCAGCAGGCGCGGTCCCGACGGCGGGTACTGGCTGGCCCGCCCGGCCGCCGAGATCTCCATCGCCGATGTGATCAGGGCGATCGAAGGCCCGCTGGCGTCGGTGCGCGGCGAGCGGCCCGAGGACGTGACCTATCCCGGTGCGGCCGAATCCCTGCAGCGTGTGTGGATCGCCTTACGGGTGAATATTCGTGCGGTACTGGAGAACGTGTCGATCGACGACGTCGCCGACAATCGGCTGCCCGAGTTCGTCGACGCGCTCACGAATGATCCGGGCGCGTGGGCGCGGAGAGAGCGTCCGTCGAATTAG
- a CDS encoding ABC transporter ATP-binding protein, with amino-acid sequence MLIRLLRTYLIPYRAQLAGVVVLQLISVIAMLYLPSLNADLIDNGVTKGDIGYIWSTGLRMLVVTGVQIVASACSVYLGAQAAMGAGRDLRGALLHRVGTFSAREVGMFGAPSLITRNTNDIQQVQLLIVMSATILVMAPIMCVGGIIMALREDLGLSWLLLIAVPALGLSMGFIISKMVPGFRDMQTRIDEVNRVLREQITGIRVVRAFVRERQETWRFGVANSELTDTALRVGRLMALMFPLVMLISNVTAVAVIWFGGHAVDAGTMQIGSLTAMLSYIMQILMAVMMASFLAMMAPRAAVSADRIGEVLETESSVVPPKLPQPFKSDPAEVDFQFAEFAFPGAEKPVLKAIRFQVKPGTTTAIVGSTGAGKTTLLNLVPRLMDVTDGAVYLGGTDIRHVDLELLRAQIGLIPQKAYLFSGTVASNLRYGNPDATDEELWRWLEVAQAADFVREMPQGLETPVAQGGTTVSGGQRQRLAIARALVKQPRVYLFDDSFSALDVATDARLRDALRPVTRDAAVIIVAQRITTIRDADQIVVLEDGEMAGVGTHEQLMRDCKEYQEIVSSQLSAEEVR; translated from the coding sequence ATGCTGATTCGACTTCTGCGCACCTATCTAATCCCCTACCGCGCCCAGTTGGCAGGGGTTGTTGTGCTGCAGTTGATCTCGGTGATCGCCATGCTCTATCTGCCGAGCCTCAACGCCGATCTCATCGACAACGGCGTCACCAAGGGCGATATCGGCTATATCTGGAGCACCGGTTTGCGGATGCTCGTGGTCACCGGCGTGCAGATCGTCGCCTCGGCCTGCTCGGTCTATCTCGGCGCGCAGGCGGCGATGGGCGCGGGCCGCGATTTGCGTGGCGCGCTGCTGCATCGGGTCGGCACCTTCTCCGCGCGCGAGGTCGGCATGTTCGGCGCGCCGTCGCTGATCACCCGCAACACCAACGACATCCAGCAGGTGCAGCTGCTGATCGTGATGTCCGCGACGATCCTGGTGATGGCGCCGATCATGTGCGTCGGCGGCATCATCATGGCATTGCGCGAGGACCTCGGCCTGTCCTGGCTGCTGCTGATCGCGGTGCCCGCGCTCGGGCTGTCGATGGGTTTCATCATCAGCAAGATGGTGCCCGGGTTCCGGGACATGCAGACCAGGATCGACGAGGTGAACCGGGTGCTGCGCGAGCAGATCACCGGCATCCGAGTCGTGCGGGCGTTCGTCCGGGAACGCCAGGAGACCTGGCGCTTCGGCGTCGCCAACTCGGAGCTGACCGATACCGCGCTGCGCGTCGGCCGGTTGATGGCGCTGATGTTCCCGCTGGTCATGCTGATCAGCAATGTCACCGCGGTCGCGGTGATCTGGTTCGGCGGGCACGCGGTCGACGCGGGCACCATGCAGATCGGTTCGCTGACCGCGATGTTGTCCTACATCATGCAGATCCTGATGGCCGTGATGATGGCCTCGTTCCTGGCGATGATGGCCCCGCGCGCCGCGGTCTCCGCCGACCGGATCGGGGAGGTACTGGAGACCGAGTCGTCGGTCGTGCCGCCGAAGCTGCCGCAGCCGTTCAAAAGCGACCCGGCCGAGGTGGACTTCCAGTTCGCCGAGTTCGCTTTCCCCGGCGCCGAGAAGCCGGTGCTGAAAGCCATCAGGTTCCAGGTGAAACCGGGCACGACCACCGCGATCGTCGGCTCCACCGGTGCGGGCAAGACCACGCTGCTCAACCTGGTTCCGCGGCTGATGGACGTCACCGACGGCGCGGTCTACCTCGGCGGCACCGATATCCGGCACGTCGACCTCGAACTGCTGCGCGCGCAGATCGGCCTGATCCCGCAGAAGGCGTACCTGTTCTCCGGAACGGTGGCCAGCAACCTGCGCTACGGCAACCCGGACGCCACCGACGAGGAACTGTGGCGCTGGCTGGAGGTCGCGCAGGCCGCCGACTTCGTGCGCGAGATGCCGCAGGGCTTGGAAACCCCGGTCGCCCAGGGCGGCACCACCGTCTCCGGCGGCCAGCGCCAGCGGCTCGCCATCGCGCGGGCGCTGGTGAAGCAGCCGCGGGTCTACCTGTTCGACGACTCGTTCTCCGCGCTCGACGTGGCGACCGATGCCAGACTGCGGGACGCACTGCGCCCGGTGACCAGGGATGCCGCCGTCATCATTGTGGCGCAACGGATCACGACCATCCGTGACGCGGATCAGATCGTGGTGCTGGAAGACGGCGAGATGGCGGGCGTAGGCACCCATGAGCAGCTGATGCGCGACTGCAAGGAATACCAAGAGATCGTCTCGTCCCAGCTGAGCGCGGAGGAAGTGCGATGA
- a CDS encoding ABC transporter ATP-binding protein: MRPGMPAPGAPDAKPKSFGPSLKRLLRRLAPERKFVWLVVLLAIGSVVLNTLGPYLLGKATNLVFDGVVGKQLNFPSGTTKEQAVEYLRSKGDNTFADMLSAMNVVPGVGVDFGAVGRVLLLVLALYIGASLFGWLQGFLLNLVINRTVKRLRSDIEDKIHRLPLRYFDSQPRGDVLSRVTNDVDNVSQSLQQTMSQLIVSVFSVLGILVMMFWISPLLALIALLTVPAAIGVTALIAKRSKPHFVDQWKYTGVVNAQVEEAYTGHEIVTAFGRNREVGQEFDKRNEQLYQSSFKAQFISGLIMPAIMFLGNVNFVLVALVGGLRVATGQLSLGEVQAFIQYSRQFSQPLTQIGAMANLLQSGVASAERIFEILDAEEQRPDPIMADTRPVDRGKVEFEGISFRYEPEQPVIERLSLIAEPGHVVAIVGPTGAGKTTLVNLLMRFYELDSGTITIDGVDITRITRDHLRSRIGMVLQDTWLFKGTIRENIAYGNPNASEEDVLAAAKAAYVDRFVHALPEGYDTVIDEEGSGVSAGEKQLITIARAFLAKPSILILDEATSSVDTRTELLVQHATAALRRDRTSFVIAHRLSTIRDADLIVVMEQGRIVEHGTHERLLEERGAYYRLYNAQFAAAAAVDV, from the coding sequence ATGAGGCCCGGAATGCCGGCTCCCGGTGCGCCGGACGCCAAGCCGAAGTCGTTCGGCCCGTCGCTGAAGCGACTGCTGCGCAGGCTCGCACCGGAGCGGAAGTTCGTCTGGCTCGTGGTGCTGCTGGCCATCGGCTCGGTTGTGCTGAACACGCTCGGTCCGTACCTGCTCGGCAAGGCGACCAACCTCGTGTTCGACGGTGTGGTGGGCAAGCAGCTGAACTTTCCGTCGGGGACCACCAAGGAACAGGCGGTCGAGTACCTGCGGTCCAAGGGCGACAACACCTTTGCCGACATGCTCAGCGCGATGAATGTCGTGCCCGGTGTCGGCGTCGACTTCGGCGCCGTCGGCCGGGTGCTGCTGCTGGTGCTCGCGCTGTACATCGGCGCCTCGCTGTTCGGCTGGCTGCAGGGCTTCCTGCTCAACCTGGTGATCAACCGGACGGTCAAGCGGCTGCGCAGCGACATCGAGGACAAGATCCATCGACTTCCGTTGCGCTACTTCGATTCCCAGCCGCGCGGTGACGTGCTGAGCCGGGTCACCAACGATGTCGACAATGTGTCGCAGAGCCTGCAGCAGACCATGAGCCAGCTGATCGTCTCGGTGTTCTCGGTGCTCGGCATCCTGGTGATGATGTTCTGGATCTCGCCCCTGCTCGCGCTGATCGCCCTGCTTACAGTGCCCGCGGCCATCGGGGTGACCGCGCTGATCGCCAAGCGTTCCAAGCCGCATTTCGTGGACCAGTGGAAATACACCGGTGTGGTGAACGCGCAGGTCGAGGAGGCATACACCGGGCACGAGATCGTCACCGCGTTCGGCCGCAACCGCGAGGTCGGCCAGGAGTTCGACAAGCGCAACGAGCAGCTGTACCAGTCGAGCTTCAAGGCGCAATTCATCTCCGGCCTGATCATGCCCGCGATCATGTTCCTCGGGAACGTGAACTTCGTGCTGGTGGCGCTGGTCGGTGGTCTTCGGGTGGCGACCGGTCAGCTCTCGCTCGGCGAGGTGCAGGCTTTCATCCAGTACTCGCGCCAGTTCAGTCAGCCGCTCACCCAAATCGGCGCGATGGCCAACCTGCTGCAGTCCGGTGTCGCCTCGGCCGAGCGGATCTTCGAGATCCTCGACGCCGAGGAACAGCGCCCTGACCCGATCATGGCCGACACCCGCCCGGTCGACCGAGGGAAGGTCGAGTTCGAAGGCATCTCCTTCCGCTACGAGCCGGAGCAGCCGGTGATCGAGCGGTTGTCGCTGATCGCCGAGCCGGGTCACGTGGTCGCCATTGTCGGCCCGACCGGTGCGGGCAAGACCACGCTGGTGAATCTGCTGATGCGGTTCTACGAACTGGATTCCGGCACCATCACCATCGACGGTGTGGACATCACTCGAATCACCCGCGACCACCTGCGTTCCCGCATCGGCATGGTGTTGCAGGACACCTGGCTGTTCAAGGGGACCATTCGGGAGAACATCGCCTACGGCAACCCGAACGCGAGCGAAGAGGACGTCCTCGCCGCCGCCAAGGCCGCCTATGTGGACCGCTTCGTGCACGCGCTGCCCGAGGGCTACGACACGGTCATCGATGAGGAGGGTTCCGGGGTCAGCGCGGGCGAGAAGCAGCTGATCACCATCGCCCGGGCGTTCCTGGCGAAGCCGTCCATCCTGATCCTGGACGAGGCGACCAGCTCGGTGGACACCCGCACCGAACTGCTGGTGCAGCACGCGACCGCGGCCCTGCGTCGCGACCGCACCAGCTTCGTCATCGCACACCGCCTGTCCACCATCCGCGACGCCGACCTGATCGTCGTCATGGAGCAGGGCCGCATCGTCGAACACGGCACCCACGAACGCCTGCTCGAAGAACGCGGCGCCTACTACCGCCTCTACAACGCGCAATTCGCGGCGGCGGCTGCCGTCGACGTGTAG